The following proteins are co-located in the Castanea sativa cultivar Marrone di Chiusa Pesio chromosome 8, ASM4071231v1 genome:
- the LOC142608333 gene encoding wound-induced protein 1-like, translating to MGINHNEIMPEQDEEGISPVPEPQTWNKKNVKMLYKALAHGHTETIARLVAADLEYWYHGPPPCQHMMKILTGESRHTEFKFKPRSIMTIGDRVITEGWDGFKTYWVHVWTLNKEGVIMQFREYFNTWLTVLLRASETRDEFPVWQSDPWERLHRSLPDLVLAI from the coding sequence ATGGGAATCAACCATAATGAGATCATGCCGGAACAAGATGAGGAGGGCATATCACCGGTGCCAGAGCCCCAAACATGGAACAAGAAGAATGTCAAAATGCTTTACAAGGCCTTGGCACATGGTCACACTGAGACCATTGCTAGGTTAGTGGCTGCTGACCTTGAGTATTGGTACCATGGACCTCCACCATGCCAACACATGATGAAGATACTCACTGGGGAGTCGAGGCACACCGAGTTCAAGTTTAAACCTCGAAGCATCATGACAATTGGCGATCGTGTGATCACGGAGGGATGGGATGGATTCAAGACCTATTGGGTGCACGTTTGGACCCTTAATAAGGAAGGGGTGATTATGCAATTTCGTGAGTATTTCAACACATGGCTCACCGTATTACTTAGGGCTTCGGAGACCAGAGATGAGTTTCCGGTGTGGCAAAGCGACCCTTGGGAGCGTTTGCACCGATCCCTGCCGGATCTTGTACTGGCTATCTGA
- the LOC142608302 gene encoding wound-induced protein 1-like translates to MHLLTGSAPSSSSPSFVFVPQTIVAFGSTVLVEGFDKERSVSWVHAWTVTDGIITQVREYFNTSVTVTRFGAGASQTISSPAVTALRSASANKWQSVWESKLCDINSVPGLVLAL, encoded by the coding sequence ATGCACTTACTCACTGGCTCAGcgccatcatcatcatcgccGTCCTTCGTTTTTGTTCCTCAAACCATTGTTGCTTTCGGATcaacggtccttgttgaagGTTTCGACAAGGAACGTTCGGTCTCGTGGGTTCACGCGTGGACTGTCACTGATGGGATAATTACTCAGGTCAGGGAGTACTTCAATACTTCCGTGACCGTTACTCGCTTCGGAGCCGGAGCGTCACAGACAATATCATCACCGGCTGTCACTGCTTTACGGTCAGCCTCAGCCAACAAGTGGCAGAGTGTTTGGGAGAGCAAACTGTGTGATATTAACTCAGTCCCAGGTCTTGTTTTGGCACTATAG